A single genomic interval of Prionailurus viverrinus isolate Anna chromosome A2, UM_Priviv_1.0, whole genome shotgun sequence harbors:
- the TSPAN13 gene encoding tetraspanin-13, producing MVCGGFACSKNCLCALNLLYTLVSLLLIGIAAWGIGFGLISSLRVVGVVIAVGIFLFLIALVGLIGAVKHHQVLLFFYMIILLLVFVVQFSVSCACLALNEEQQGQLLEVGWNNTASARNDIQRNLNCCGFRTYNPNDTCLASCVKSSHPCSLCAPIIGKYAGEVLRFVGGIGLFFSFTEILGVWLTYRYRNQKDPRANPSAFL from the exons TTGGTTAGTCTGTTGCTAATTGGAATCGCCGCATGGGGCATTGGTTTTGGGCTGATTTCCAGCCTCCGGGTGGTCGGCGTCGTCATTGCAGTGGGCATTTTCCTGTTCCTGATTGCCTTGGTGGGGCTGATTGGAGCTGTAAAACACCATCAGGTGTTgctttttttt TACATGATTATTCTCTTACTCGTATTTGTTGTTCAGTTTTCTGTATCATGTGCTTGCTTAGCCCTGAACGAGGAGCAACAG GGTCAGCTTCTCGAAGTTGGTTGGAACAATACAGCAAGTGCTCGAAATGACATCCAGAGAAATTTAAATTGCTGTGGGTTTCGAACTTATAACCCAAATGACACCTGTCTGGCT AGCTGTGTCAAAAGCAGCCACCCATGTTCACTGTGTGCTCCAATAATAGGAAAATATGCTGGAGAGGTTTTGAGATTTGTTGGTGGCATTGGCCTCTTCTTCAGCTTCACAGAG ATCCTGGGTGTTTGGCTGACCTACAGATACAGGAACCAGAAAGATCCTCGTGCTAATCCTAGTGCATTCCTTTGA